The following proteins are encoded in a genomic region of Paenibacillus sp. FSL H3-0469:
- the cas8c gene encoding type I-C CRISPR-associated protein Cas8c/Csd1 translates to MITQSLYERYLKLSQDPASGMAPPGFSTDKISFVLELGTDGRPLRILDIRDNRGKRPLSISMDVPEHGARSSGVKPYFLSDKAEYIFGLIEKNGVLFTSLKKFEASRVLHRSLLDGCVSPDGLAVLNFFERWNPEEPEGDEFFQLSLNKALSGTDNNFIFRLQGSDPFVHQTAEMISIWTHSRREDKEGAVYGTCLISGEANRPIARTHEIKIKGVADAQSVGANLVSFNFPALLSYGKEQSYNAPVSEEAAAGYAKALNHLLASRENRLRGVGDMTIVFWADRQLGQGKEWAAQEEMFGSFFDNEPEEQLEEDSQGTEQLKDIMLRVRSGMEVSEDMLPAPQALFTVLGLSPNVARLAVRYFWQGTFDSLFAKLSQHSTDMAMSRPGDKSPVLPSLYRVMRETVHANMDSGKMKKATAAMAGAWFRSVLQGSAYPYSVFAAIIGRIRVDGRISPYGESAGSAWVRASVIKAYLQRYARINNNDVLKGALTMELNENSETQTVAYRLGRLFAVLERAQIEASGGYGKLNTTIKDRYFSSASTTPLAVFPNLIRLAQAHISNPKAKFGKFRDRDIGEVLSGVPKFPTHLNLEEQGLFILGYYHQAQHTGSKSNVTGTNSETDAPIPNNKDKKGEDEQ, encoded by the coding sequence ATGATCACCCAGTCTCTTTATGAGCGTTATCTAAAGCTCTCTCAAGATCCGGCTTCAGGTATGGCTCCACCTGGTTTCAGCACGGACAAGATCTCTTTTGTGCTGGAGCTTGGTACAGACGGCCGACCGCTGCGTATTTTGGATATCCGTGATAATCGTGGCAAAAGGCCTTTGTCAATTTCGATGGATGTACCGGAGCATGGAGCACGTTCAAGCGGGGTGAAGCCTTACTTTTTATCGGATAAAGCAGAATATATTTTTGGTCTGATTGAAAAAAACGGAGTTCTTTTCACATCGCTCAAGAAATTTGAGGCCAGCCGCGTGTTGCACCGTTCTCTGCTCGATGGTTGTGTTTCACCTGATGGCCTTGCAGTCTTGAATTTTTTTGAACGTTGGAATCCTGAAGAGCCTGAAGGTGATGAATTTTTTCAACTGAGTCTGAACAAAGCGCTATCTGGAACAGATAATAACTTTATCTTTAGGCTGCAAGGAAGCGATCCCTTCGTTCACCAGACAGCTGAAATGATAAGTATCTGGACCCACTCTCGAAGAGAAGACAAGGAGGGAGCCGTCTATGGAACCTGTCTGATCTCCGGTGAAGCGAACCGTCCCATTGCCCGTACTCATGAGATCAAGATCAAAGGGGTTGCAGATGCTCAATCCGTTGGAGCTAATTTGGTTTCTTTTAATTTTCCTGCACTTCTATCCTATGGTAAAGAACAAAGTTATAATGCACCAGTGAGCGAGGAAGCGGCAGCCGGATATGCTAAAGCATTAAACCATCTGCTTGCCTCTAGGGAGAATCGGTTGCGGGGCGTAGGTGATATGACAATTGTCTTCTGGGCGGACCGTCAGCTAGGGCAAGGAAAGGAGTGGGCTGCCCAAGAGGAAATGTTCGGAAGCTTTTTTGATAACGAACCGGAGGAACAACTTGAGGAGGATTCTCAGGGTACTGAACAGCTAAAGGATATAATGCTTCGTGTTCGCAGTGGTATGGAAGTGTCAGAAGATATGTTGCCTGCTCCACAAGCACTGTTTACTGTACTGGGGTTATCGCCGAATGTTGCCCGTCTGGCTGTTCGTTATTTCTGGCAGGGTACTTTTGATTCGCTTTTTGCGAAATTGTCACAGCATTCCACGGACATGGCTATGAGTCGTCCGGGGGACAAGTCTCCTGTGCTGCCAAGTCTTTATCGGGTTATGCGGGAAACGGTCCACGCAAATATGGATTCAGGCAAAATGAAGAAGGCAACCGCTGCTATGGCTGGTGCGTGGTTTCGTTCTGTGCTTCAAGGCAGTGCCTATCCATATTCAGTATTTGCAGCAATTATCGGTCGTATTAGGGTAGATGGAAGAATATCGCCTTATGGTGAATCAGCGGGAAGTGCATGGGTTCGGGCGTCAGTCATCAAGGCGTATTTGCAGCGTTATGCACGAATCAATAACAATGATGTGCTGAAAGGAGCACTGACGATGGAGCTTAACGAGAATAGTGAGACACAAACTGTAGCCTATAGACTTGGCAGATTATTCGCTGTCCTGGAAAGGGCACAGATCGAAGCCTCAGGGGGGTACGGCAAATTAAATACGACGATTAAAGATAGGTACTTTTCCTCTGCTTCTACTACTCCTTTGGCGGTATTTCCGAACTTAATCCGTCTGGCGCAGGCGCACATCTCTAATCCAAAGGCAAAGTTCGGAAAGTTCAGAGACCGGGATATCGGTGAGGTGTTATCTGGTGTTCCTAAATTTCCAACCCATTTGAATCTTGAAGAGCAAGGTTTGTTTATTCTTGGATACTATCATCAGGCACAGCATACTGGCAGTAAATCAAACGTGACTGGCACTAATTCGGAAACGGATGCCCCTATTCCAAATAACAAGGATAAGAAAGGTGAGGATGAACAATGA
- the cas7c gene encoding type I-C CRISPR-associated protein Cas7/Csd2: MRTPINRHEFTIFFDVKNGNPNGDPDAGNMPRIDPETGHGIVTDVCLKRKIRNYVEVTKNGQEGHNIYVSEGAVLNEQHRQAYRALREEDTDKLKELKPADKAESYKLTRWMCDNFFDVRTFGAVMTTKINCGQVRGPVQFTFARSIDPVFSQELTITRQAVTQEGTDKEREMGRKHIIPYGLYRMDGYISGHLAQQTNFTSDDLELLWAAIENMFEYDRSASRGQMALRKLIIFEHSSVLGNAPAHKLFERIYAESVPGVPARDYKDYHITIDRSELPEGVNMIER, encoded by the coding sequence ATGAGAACCCCTATTAACCGCCATGAGTTTACGATCTTTTTTGATGTTAAGAATGGCAATCCGAACGGAGATCCTGATGCCGGTAATATGCCGAGAATTGATCCGGAAACAGGGCACGGAATCGTAACAGACGTATGCCTTAAGCGCAAAATCCGCAACTATGTAGAAGTAACAAAAAACGGGCAAGAAGGTCATAATATTTATGTATCTGAGGGCGCGGTGCTCAATGAACAACATCGTCAAGCCTATCGGGCGTTGCGCGAAGAAGATACAGATAAATTGAAAGAGTTGAAGCCTGCGGATAAAGCAGAGAGCTATAAACTTACCCGCTGGATGTGTGATAACTTTTTTGACGTCCGCACGTTTGGGGCGGTTATGACTACTAAGATTAACTGCGGACAAGTTCGTGGTCCTGTACAGTTTACTTTCGCAAGAAGTATCGACCCAGTATTCTCTCAAGAGCTAACTATAACCCGTCAAGCTGTTACCCAGGAGGGAACTGATAAAGAGCGGGAGATGGGACGCAAGCATATCATCCCCTACGGACTTTATAGAATGGATGGTTATATCTCGGGGCATTTGGCTCAACAGACGAACTTTACTTCGGATGACCTGGAACTGTTGTGGGCTGCGATTGAGAATATGTTTGAATATGATCGCTCTGCCTCCCGTGGACAAATGGCACTTCGCAAATTGATTATTTTTGAACATAGTTCAGTATTGGGGAATGCGCCTGCTCACAAGTTGTTTGAACGTATTTATGCTGAAAGTGTTCCTGGAGTGCCAGCGAGAGATTATAAGGACTACCATATCACTATTGATCGTTCTGAGTTGCCTGAAGGGGTAAATATGATCGAGAGATAG